A portion of the Hoylesella buccalis ATCC 35310 genome contains these proteins:
- a CDS encoding S8 family peptidase produces MRYKNFILLYTALICSSVVIISCSDVIDNNIINKSDNQISTRASHRRPTDYYYWYNGKKIEISSLRNLYYISSSDSSKLVAIDLKNSAVSTITTKQAVQSQKGSQSRFWKIVEIRPVGNVTTNGILSSMIQKLKGNKDVQVAPVFGLDEQDYISTSEYFYIKLKSSQDYNLLQSVAKDFDAKVIKEVDYMPNWYILKSPINSNGLETSNKFYETGKFADVDPAFMFNFKTNNCTSEPDFNRQWGLEKVNACNAWKLTKGKPQITVAVLDQGVDQNHREFANNYSPLSYDIHNGHSPSVVRGRHGTHVGGIIGANHNGIQIAGLAPQSTILSISHGLYISPTISSELATGFGYATSHNVDVINNSWGDQGGAFYKEMHSAILEDAIRTAMTSGRNGKGMIVVFASGNYNKSVPDYPANFHPDILVVGSVDQRDKKSSFSSYGKALDVVAPGSNILSTVPNNGLDEMSGTSMAAPHVSAIASLVLSINPELTRKDVVDIIEQTAQKAGNYVYSTLPDRTNGTWNEQMGYGICDAFSAVSAAQGGIVYFYDQTVTSNRNVAGWIIKAKNFNVTSNSYLKFTYGNIVTIDAPFTITKGSVFEISKK; encoded by the coding sequence ATGAGATACAAGAATTTTATACTACTTTATACGGCGTTGATTTGCTCTTCTGTGGTAATTATATCTTGTAGTGATGTAATAGATAATAATATCATTAACAAGTCCGATAATCAAATTTCGACACGAGCAAGCCACAGACGCCCAACGGATTATTATTATTGGTATAATGGTAAAAAAATAGAAATATCTTCTTTACGAAATTTATACTATATTTCATCATCCGATAGTTCAAAGTTAGTGGCTATTGACTTGAAAAATTCTGCTGTTTCTACAATTACAACAAAGCAAGCAGTACAAAGCCAAAAAGGCTCTCAGTCGCGTTTTTGGAAAATAGTTGAAATAAGACCAGTTGGCAATGTAACTACGAATGGAATTCTTAGTTCAATGATACAAAAATTGAAAGGAAACAAAGATGTTCAAGTTGCGCCAGTGTTTGGACTTGATGAACAAGACTATATATCAACAAGTGAGTACTTTTATATAAAGTTAAAATCATCTCAAGACTATAATCTTCTCCAAAGTGTTGCGAAAGACTTTGACGCAAAGGTTATAAAGGAAGTTGATTACATGCCTAATTGGTACATTCTAAAGTCGCCGATAAATTCTAATGGTTTGGAAACTTCAAACAAATTCTACGAAACAGGCAAATTTGCGGATGTAGACCCTGCTTTTATGTTTAATTTTAAGACAAATAATTGTACCTCTGAGCCTGATTTTAATCGGCAATGGGGACTAGAAAAGGTCAATGCGTGCAATGCTTGGAAATTAACTAAAGGCAAACCTCAAATTACTGTTGCGGTTTTAGACCAAGGTGTAGATCAAAACCATAGAGAGTTCGCGAATAATTATAGTCCATTGTCATATGACATACATAATGGTCATTCTCCATCTGTTGTACGTGGAAGGCACGGTACTCATGTAGGAGGTATTATAGGTGCAAACCATAATGGAATTCAAATAGCAGGTCTTGCCCCTCAATCCACAATTTTATCCATCAGTCATGGATTGTACATTTCGCCAACTATTAGTAGCGAGTTAGCAACAGGGTTTGGATATGCGACATCTCACAATGTTGATGTTATCAACAACTCTTGGGGAGATCAGGGTGGAGCCTTTTACAAAGAAATGCATAGTGCTATCTTGGAAGATGCTATTAGGACCGCAATGACTTCTGGTAGGAATGGGAAAGGAATGATTGTTGTTTTTGCTTCTGGAAATTATAATAAATCAGTGCCAGATTATCCCGCAAATTTCCATCCAGACATTCTTGTTGTTGGTTCCGTAGACCAAAGGGATAAAAAATCTAGTTTTTCATCTTATGGGAAAGCTCTTGATGTTGTTGCACCAGGTAGTAATATTTTATCAACAGTTCCTAACAATGGTCTTGATGAGATGAGTGGTACTTCTATGGCAGCTCCTCATGTGAGTGCCATCGCTTCATTAGTTTTATCTATTAATCCAGAATTGACAAGAAAAGATGTTGTAGATATAATAGAACAAACTGCACAAAAGGCAGGAAATTATGTATATTCTACTTTACCTGATAGAACGAATGGAACTTGGAATGAGCAAATGGGATATGGTATCTGCGATGCCTTTTCAGCTGTTTCAGCAGCACAAGGAGGGATTGTTTACTTCTATGATCAAACAGTAACATCCAATAGAAATGTAGCAGGATGGATTATTAAAGCAAAAAATTTTAATGTTACAAGCAATTCATATTTGAAGTTCACATATGGTAATATTGTAACTATTGATGCTCCATTCACCATAACGAAAGGTTCTGTATTTGAGATCTCCAAGAAATAA
- a CDS encoding TonB-dependent receptor plug domain-containing protein — translation MNGKLSIPLLLCLLPVGVVAQQSHINSADSVRSLGEVIVTGSRTPRPVNSSPVTTQLLSGKVMRDAGFGDFQSALQHLTPGLNVQKVAFGSEMSMDGMDARHVVMLQDGERMTGDMAGNLDYERFNIHGIDRVEVVKGASSTLYGSRASGAVINVIGKKTHKPLDIDVGVRWGQMNERNYRNPKKKDFIYMFEKNADRPNLSAWLSAGAHQGWFTSQTDVWYSSTDAFYLYQKVGDRKVYSREANPWLHKDTVLQSTFPRPPMGIEGREHIVASQKLWVEPMAELSVQLYGSCFFMNSYDLVQDLVFTQARDWTYGLKASYRWKDYLTAKLMLHTDRYASFKRHERRDERKPVYKSRILQPRLTLQSRYFDGHELNAGIELFDDVLTSDRFVNHKVTTRTLSEMEWFVQDDWSPTQQWTVSAGLRTNYSRVFGLIWLPKVAVKWQPDTHWALRAVYSKGSRSPSIKELFFNWDHLGMFVIRGNENLQPEKNHYLSLGVEYASPKLFVNANGYANLYRDKIEGVWKIYDMQYNFLYTNLARQTVAGLDVLARWKPWTWLTLDANYSYVYITAEKGRRFSTTSPHAATANATYKYSRRGYNLGVTLSAQIMGEKRYDVQDRLFLPSEGRGRDAYFRCTLPAYALCNLNVAQTFSDKYRLSVGVNNLLNYKPKTLGSGLTTFSVPAEAGARLYVQFEVKIDKK, via the coding sequence ATGAACGGGAAATTATCCATCCCGTTGCTGCTGTGTCTCCTCCCTGTTGGGGTAGTGGCACAGCAGTCGCATATAAACAGTGCAGACAGCGTGAGGAGTCTCGGCGAGGTGATAGTAACGGGATCACGTACGCCACGCCCTGTGAATTCGTCTCCCGTGACCACGCAGTTACTCAGTGGCAAGGTTATGAGAGATGCTGGCTTCGGAGATTTTCAATCGGCTTTGCAGCACCTCACGCCCGGACTCAATGTGCAGAAGGTGGCTTTCGGCAGCGAGATGAGTATGGACGGCATGGATGCACGCCATGTGGTGATGCTGCAAGATGGTGAGCGCATGACGGGCGATATGGCTGGTAATTTGGACTACGAAAGGTTCAATATTCACGGCATAGACCGCGTGGAAGTCGTCAAGGGAGCCAGCAGCACGCTTTATGGCAGCCGTGCATCCGGAGCAGTGATCAATGTCATCGGAAAGAAGACGCACAAGCCTCTTGACATAGATGTGGGCGTGCGCTGGGGACAGATGAACGAACGCAACTACAGGAATCCCAAGAAGAAGGATTTTATCTATATGTTCGAGAAGAATGCCGACCGTCCCAACCTCTCGGCGTGGCTCTCAGCGGGTGCACACCAGGGCTGGTTCACGTCGCAGACCGATGTGTGGTATAGTTCCACAGATGCCTTCTATCTTTATCAGAAAGTGGGCGATCGCAAGGTGTACTCGCGCGAAGCTAATCCATGGCTGCACAAAGACACTGTGTTGCAAAGCACCTTCCCTCGCCCGCCGATGGGCATCGAGGGCAGGGAACATATAGTGGCTTCGCAGAAACTGTGGGTAGAACCCATGGCAGAACTGTCGGTGCAGCTCTATGGGTCGTGCTTCTTCATGAATAGTTACGACCTGGTGCAGGACCTCGTGTTCACCCAAGCGCGCGACTGGACTTACGGTCTGAAGGCATCGTATCGATGGAAGGACTATCTCACGGCGAAACTCATGCTTCACACCGACCGCTACGCCAGCTTCAAGCGACACGAGCGGCGAGACGAGCGCAAGCCGGTCTATAAGTCGCGAATCCTTCAGCCGAGACTCACGCTGCAAAGTCGCTATTTCGACGGTCACGAGCTGAACGCCGGCATCGAACTGTTTGACGACGTGCTCACCTCTGACCGTTTCGTGAATCACAAGGTGACCACACGCACCCTGAGTGAGATGGAATGGTTTGTGCAGGACGACTGGTCGCCCACGCAGCAGTGGACGGTGTCGGCAGGACTGCGCACCAACTACTCACGCGTGTTCGGACTGATATGGCTGCCCAAGGTGGCAGTGAAATGGCAACCAGATACTCACTGGGCCTTGCGTGCGGTCTATTCCAAGGGCTCGCGCTCACCCAGCATCAAGGAACTGTTCTTCAACTGGGACCACCTCGGCATGTTCGTCATCAGGGGAAACGAAAATTTACAGCCCGAAAAAAACCATTACCTCTCCTTGGGCGTGGAGTATGCTTCGCCTAAGCTCTTCGTCAACGCAAACGGCTACGCCAACCTCTACCGCGACAAAATAGAGGGCGTGTGGAAGATTTACGATATGCAGTACAACTTCCTCTACACCAACCTCGCACGGCAGACCGTGGCTGGCCTTGACGTGCTGGCACGATGGAAACCGTGGACGTGGCTCACACTCGATGCCAACTACTCCTATGTGTATATCACTGCGGAGAAGGGGCGGCGGTTCTCCACCACCTCACCCCATGCGGCGACAGCCAATGCGACGTATAAATATAGCCGCCGCGGCTACAACCTCGGCGTGACGCTCTCTGCCCAAATCATGGGTGAGAAACGCTACGATGTGCAGGATCGTCTCTTCCTCCCTTCCGAGGGACGCGGGCGCGATGCCTATTTCCGCTGCACGCTACCGGCCTATGCGCTGTGCAACCTCAACGTAGCACAGACTTTCAGTGACAAGTACCGGCTTTCGGTGGGTGTAAACAACCTGCTGAACTACAAGCCCAAGACTTTAGGCTCAGGACTGACCACGTTTAGCGTACCGGCGGAGGCGGGTGCAAGGCTCTACGTGCAATTTGAAGTAAAAATCGACAAGAAGTAA
- a CDS encoding tail fiber domain-containing protein, whose protein sequence is MKNLMVKKAVSALVFALFCVTANAQMKLYSNGQLTIGNTAPYGFYKQTIEGLGMYFKCKTSNFFQIDVSPVGTRLASHADQVVFYNTQTSTFNSIQVKDVYNYSDARAKSNIRSLQNGLNCILKLRPVSYSFSDKPTREASLLRKGGDEREIGLLAQEVEKVLPNVVLTDAEGKKLINYTALIPVMIDAIKSLQTEIELLKNKK, encoded by the coding sequence ATGAAAAATTTAATGGTTAAGAAAGCTGTTTCTGCTTTAGTTTTTGCTCTTTTTTGTGTAACTGCAAATGCACAAATGAAATTGTACAGTAATGGTCAATTAACAATTGGCAATACTGCACCCTATGGTTTCTACAAACAAACCATTGAAGGTCTTGGAATGTACTTCAAGTGTAAGACAAGCAATTTTTTCCAAATTGACGTCTCACCTGTTGGTACCCGTTTGGCTAGTCATGCCGACCAAGTTGTATTCTACAATACACAGACAAGTACTTTCAACAGTATTCAAGTTAAGGATGTTTATAATTACTCTGATGCAAGAGCGAAATCTAATATTCGTTCTTTACAAAATGGATTAAATTGCATTCTCAAATTGCGTCCCGTGTCATACTCTTTTTCAGATAAACCTACTAGAGAGGCTTCTTTACTAAGGAAAGGAGGAGATGAAAGGGAAATAGGTCTACTCGCACAAGAGGTTGAAAAAGTTTTACCTAATGTAGTTTTAACTGATGCGGAAGGTAAGAAATTGATTAACTATACTGCACTTATCCCTGTAATGATTGACGCTATCAAATCTTTACAAACGGAAATAGAACTTCTTAAAAATAAAAAATAG
- the mobC gene encoding conjugal transfer protein MobC — MAQEDDLRALGKVMDFMRGISVIFLLINCYWFCYEAFQQWHFTLSIINKILMNFERTTGLFSSILWTKLFCVVFLALSCLGTKGVKEEKITWPKIWTVLFAGFVLFFLNWWLLALPIGKVGTASLYIFTLSVGYICLLMAGVWMSRLLKNNLMDDVFNTENESFMQETRLMENEYSVNLPTRFYYKKKWNKGWINVVNPFRASMVLGTPGSGKSYAIVNNYIKQQIEKGFAMYIYDYKFPDLSEIAYNHLLNHLDAYQVKPQFYVINFDDPRKSHRCNPINPAFMTDISDAYESAYTIMLNLNRSWIQKQGDFFVESPIILLAAIIWFLKIYENGRYCTFPHAIEFLNRPYAQIFPILTSYDELANYLSPFMDAWEGGAQDQLQGQIASAKIPLSRMISPALYWVMTGDDFSLDINNPNEPKVLVVGNNPDRQNIYSAALGLYNSRIVKLINKKKQLKSSVIIDELPTIYFRGLDNLIATARSNKVAVCLGFQDFSQLTRDYGDKESKVIQNTVGNVFSGQVVGETAKTLSERFGKVLQQRQSMTINRNDKSTSISTQMDSLIPASKISNLTQGMFVGAVSDNFDERIDQKIFHAEIVVDSVKVSAEMKAYLSIPVIVEFTDEEGKDTLKETIEENYKRVKREVLNLVGKETERIKSDPSLSHLIKD; from the coding sequence ATGGCACAAGAAGATGATTTAAGGGCATTGGGTAAAGTTATGGACTTTATGCGGGGTATATCTGTGATATTCCTCCTGATTAACTGTTATTGGTTTTGTTACGAGGCATTCCAGCAATGGCATTTCACATTGAGCATCATCAACAAAATACTGATGAATTTTGAGCGGACTACGGGCTTGTTCTCGTCCATCCTTTGGACGAAACTCTTTTGTGTGGTTTTCCTTGCGCTCTCCTGTTTAGGTACAAAAGGCGTGAAGGAAGAGAAAATCACATGGCCAAAGATTTGGACGGTGCTTTTCGCAGGTTTTGTGCTCTTTTTTCTGAATTGGTGGCTGTTGGCATTGCCCATTGGTAAGGTGGGTACTGCTTCGCTCTATATCTTTACGCTGTCTGTGGGCTATATCTGTCTGCTGATGGCAGGTGTGTGGATGAGCCGACTGCTCAAAAACAACTTGATGGACGATGTGTTCAATACCGAGAATGAGAGCTTTATGCAGGAAACTCGGTTGATGGAGAACGAATACTCGGTAAACCTTCCTACACGATTCTACTATAAGAAGAAGTGGAACAAGGGCTGGATCAATGTAGTCAATCCATTCCGTGCCTCGATGGTGCTCGGCACACCCGGCTCTGGTAAGTCATACGCTATCGTGAACAACTACATCAAGCAACAGATAGAGAAAGGCTTTGCCATGTATATCTATGATTATAAGTTTCCCGACCTTTCCGAGATTGCCTACAACCATTTGCTCAACCACCTTGATGCCTACCAAGTAAAGCCTCAGTTCTATGTGATTAACTTTGATGACCCACGCAAATCGCACCGCTGCAATCCTATCAATCCTGCTTTTATGACGGATATATCGGATGCCTACGAGAGTGCCTATACCATTATGCTTAATCTGAACCGTTCGTGGATTCAGAAGCAAGGAGATTTTTTCGTCGAATCACCGATTATCTTGCTTGCCGCCATTATCTGGTTTCTGAAGATATATGAGAACGGCAGGTATTGCACCTTTCCACATGCCATAGAATTCCTGAACCGTCCCTACGCACAGATATTTCCGATACTTACTTCCTACGATGAGCTTGCCAACTACCTTTCTCCCTTTATGGATGCTTGGGAGGGCGGAGCGCAAGACCAGCTACAGGGACAGATTGCCAGTGCCAAGATACCGCTTTCACGTATGATTTCGCCAGCTCTCTATTGGGTAATGACAGGTGATGATTTCTCACTTGACATCAACAATCCCAATGAGCCGAAAGTCCTTGTTGTGGGTAACAATCCCGACCGTCAGAATATCTACTCGGCTGCACTTGGTTTGTATAACAGCCGTATCGTGAAGCTCATCAACAAGAAGAAGCAACTCAAATCCTCAGTGATTATCGACGAGTTGCCGACAATCTACTTCCGTGGTTTGGACAATCTGATTGCCACTGCACGAAGTAATAAAGTAGCAGTGTGTCTGGGTTTTCAGGACTTTTCGCAGCTTACCCGTGACTATGGGGATAAGGAGAGCAAAGTGATTCAGAATACGGTAGGCAATGTTTTCTCCGGGCAAGTCGTCGGAGAAACGGCCAAGACGCTTTCTGAACGATTTGGAAAGGTTCTCCAGCAACGACAGTCTATGACCATCAACCGTAACGACAAATCCACTTCCATTTCAACACAGATGGATAGTCTTATCCCTGCAAGTAAGATTTCCAACCTTACACAAGGTATGTTCGTTGGAGCAGTATCTGACAACTTCGATGAACGCATCGACCAGAAGATTTTCCATGCTGAAATAGTGGTGGATAGTGTCAAAGTCTCCGCTGAGATGAAAGCCTATCTATCAATTCCTGTGATTGTTGAGTTCACAGATGAAGAGGGGAAAGATACTCTCAAAGAAACAATAGAGGAAAATTATAAACGAGTGAAGAGAGAGGTTTTAAATCTTGTTGGCAAGGAAACGGAAAGGATAAAGTCTGATCCATCATTATCACATCTTATCAAAGATTAA
- a CDS encoding class I SAM-dependent methyltransferase: protein MQYRQSDRKLYFHELSTTSQKYFIPYIEKYKEITHGINVLEIGCGDGGNLLPFSKKGCNTLGVDLAECRISDAKKFFHEANAAGEFFASDIFDIKGKDGLFDLIICHDVLEHIENKSFFISSLKRFLAPRGVVFISFPAWQMPFGGHQQICRGKFLSHLPWFHLLPKILYESLLKLGREKEDTIKELLSIKKTKCPIELFEKLIEKKFRVLDRTLFFINPHYEVKFKLRPRLLHPTIGKIPYIRNFFTTSCFYLLS, encoded by the coding sequence ATGCAATACCGACAATCTGATAGAAAGCTATATTTTCATGAACTTTCCACAACAAGCCAAAAATATTTTATTCCTTATATCGAAAAATATAAGGAAATAACTCATGGAATAAATGTTTTGGAAATAGGTTGTGGTGACGGAGGAAATCTTTTGCCTTTTTCTAAAAAGGGATGCAACACTCTTGGGGTTGATTTGGCAGAATGCAGAATTAGTGATGCTAAAAAGTTCTTTCATGAAGCCAATGCTGCAGGAGAATTTTTTGCTTCAGATATATTTGATATTAAAGGGAAGGATGGGCTTTTTGATTTAATAATTTGTCACGATGTTTTAGAACATATAGAGAATAAGTCTTTTTTTATATCTTCCTTAAAAAGATTTCTTGCCCCACGAGGGGTTGTTTTTATCTCTTTTCCTGCGTGGCAAATGCCGTTTGGAGGACATCAACAAATTTGTAGAGGAAAGTTCCTTTCTCATCTTCCTTGGTTTCATTTGTTACCTAAAATTTTATACGAAAGCCTTCTCAAACTTGGGAGAGAAAAAGAAGATACAATTAAGGAATTACTTAGCATCAAAAAGACAAAATGTCCTATTGAGCTTTTTGAGAAATTGATAGAAAAGAAATTTAGAGTTCTTGATAGAACTCTGTTTTTCATAAATCCGCATTATGAGGTGAAATTTAAGTTAAGGCCTCGCCTATTACATCCGACAATTGGGAAAATACCCTATATTCGTAATTTTTTCACAACGTCTTGCTTCTATTTATTATCATAA
- a CDS encoding HmuY family protein, which produces MMKNNLTDKTIGILMAAASAILLGSCVHYDADEFEGKVMPRATGAYTGVTDDWLYFNLRTGKAFNLSAPNQDITEGDQLKRLDWDIAFCGAHIRTNGGTSGPGKGAAADLGFGDYDHWQDRVQIPDDVKWVEDDTTSVYVTYSQREWYNYVNTHYLKPDGTPDNDGHPWFDPNRGPARRLTSGNPLLEQCIKIEGPPMTYTPSYHVYVIRCADGVRCFKLQVVSWFNQQSSIDDEGGGQMSYYIDELK; this is translated from the coding sequence ATGATGAAGAATAATCTTACAGATAAGACCATCGGCATACTCATGGCAGCAGCCTCTGCAATATTACTCGGAAGCTGTGTGCATTACGATGCCGACGAGTTCGAAGGAAAGGTGATGCCTCGCGCCACAGGTGCCTATACGGGAGTTACCGACGACTGGCTCTACTTCAACCTGCGAACGGGCAAGGCGTTCAATCTTTCCGCTCCCAATCAGGATATCACAGAAGGAGACCAGTTGAAACGTCTGGACTGGGACATCGCCTTCTGCGGAGCGCATATCCGCACCAATGGCGGCACGTCGGGTCCGGGCAAGGGGGCGGCGGCAGACCTCGGTTTCGGCGACTACGACCACTGGCAGGACAGAGTGCAGATTCCCGACGATGTGAAGTGGGTGGAGGACGACACAACCTCCGTCTATGTCACCTACTCGCAGCGCGAGTGGTACAACTACGTGAACACTCACTACCTCAAGCCCGACGGCACACCCGACAACGACGGACACCCATGGTTTGACCCCAACCGCGGACCGGCACGACGGCTCACCAGTGGCAATCCGCTCTTGGAGCAGTGCATCAAAATAGAGGGACCTCCCATGACTTACACGCCGTCCTATCACGTCTACGTTATACGCTGTGCCGACGGTGTGCGGTGCTTCAAACTACAGGTGGTGAGCTGGTTCAACCAGCAGTCGTCCATCGATGACGAGGGCGGCGGGCAGATGAGCTATTACATCGATGAACTGAAATAA
- the mobB gene encoding conjugal transfer protein MobB, which produces MIAKISSTENLGGALGYNFKKMQHNEAVVLCVNELRKGFDGTFQMDKVLADMQKTIPEQCRTKKTVFHCSLNPHPDEKLSDEQLTQIAKEYMEALGYGKQPYIVFKHNDIAREHIHIVSLRVDSKGRKMNDKFEKRRSKQITDALERKYNLIPSSKISNKAETETPKVDMGKGNIKEQVASVLRRVLKHYRFCSLGELNAVLSAYNLAVEEVRKEFRGRKYDGLVYVSTNDKGNKAGTPIHASDIGRGVGHTAVQNRMRKSKQAIKPLIPTVRRKILEVMRTSPKTEEELRQRLEEQGLRVAIRKNESGRIYGITFIDDEGGVALNGSRLGKGYAANKFNEYFSNPAHNPFLDESLYGNPSVSHEQINNMQLLQQDTEEGDNLVDELIDDMVGETFSASGNDDWKEAAWQRKLRKQSKVNLRRRKH; this is translated from the coding sequence ATGATTGCAAAGATTTCTTCTACCGAGAACCTTGGAGGAGCATTGGGGTATAACTTCAAAAAGATGCAGCACAACGAAGCGGTAGTCCTCTGCGTGAACGAACTTCGGAAAGGCTTCGATGGCACTTTTCAAATGGATAAGGTACTTGCCGATATGCAAAAGACGATACCAGAGCAATGCAGGACAAAGAAAACGGTTTTTCACTGCTCCCTCAATCCGCACCCAGACGAGAAACTATCTGATGAGCAACTCACGCAGATTGCAAAGGAATATATGGAGGCACTCGGCTATGGCAAGCAACCCTACATCGTCTTCAAGCATAATGACATTGCCCGTGAGCATATACACATCGTGTCGCTTCGGGTGGACAGCAAAGGAAGAAAGATGAACGATAAGTTTGAGAAGCGGCGGAGCAAGCAGATTACCGATGCCTTGGAAAGGAAGTATAATCTTATTCCAAGTTCAAAAATTAGTAATAAGGCAGAAACAGAAACGCCCAAGGTGGATATGGGTAAAGGAAACATCAAGGAGCAGGTGGCAAGCGTCCTCCGCAGGGTGCTGAAGCATTATCGCTTCTGTTCATTGGGTGAACTGAACGCCGTTCTCTCCGCATACAATCTTGCAGTGGAAGAAGTCAGGAAGGAGTTTCGGGGAAGGAAATACGACGGGCTTGTCTATGTCTCGACTAATGACAAGGGAAACAAGGCAGGCACACCCATCCATGCCTCAGACATCGGCCGTGGTGTAGGCCACACTGCCGTGCAGAACAGGATGCGGAAATCGAAGCAAGCCATCAAGCCGCTGATACCAACCGTTAGAAGAAAGATATTGGAAGTTATGCGTACCTCTCCAAAGACAGAGGAAGAACTTCGACAAAGATTGGAGGAACAGGGCTTGCGTGTGGCAATCCGAAAGAATGAAAGCGGACGTATCTATGGCATTACCTTCATAGACGACGAAGGAGGCGTTGCGCTCAACGGCTCACGATTGGGGAAGGGATATGCCGCCAATAAGTTTAACGAGTACTTCTCTAACCCTGCTCACAATCCATTCTTGGATGAATCGCTTTATGGTAATCCGTCCGTTAGCCATGAACAGATAAATAACATGCAGTTATTACAACAAGACACAGAGGAAGGCGACAACCTTGTTGATGAACTAATCGACGATATGGTGGGAGAAACTTTCTCTGCATCGGGCAATGATGATTGGAAAGAAGCGGCATGGCAGCGTAAACTCCGAAAGCAAAGTAAGGTAAATCTTAGACGAAGAAAACATTAA
- a CDS encoding DUF4903 family protein, with product MTKEKFSLLLGLALTACLVFSSCNSDEKINSTPIQDEVILAKAKELLTKEEFIVLRARAMMGPEDKTRLPEGCPLKYYFSWNTAAGKADRPLNIKLIKFTVGSMPLTVDFNIHCKFIPLNKWERDEYKGDGWIKFVGEKGDVGYIPNEKDEKGIYTDGEGGLGTVVGYLNVDTKEIEFSTNFNVMLMQSFVYRQKIDYSKKLTYEQDFKQYEEDLAKYKKEHGIL from the coding sequence ATGACTAAGGAAAAGTTTTCGCTTTTACTTGGTTTGGCACTCACCGCCTGTTTGGTCTTCTCGTCGTGCAATAGCGACGAGAAGATTAACTCCACTCCCATTCAGGACGAGGTGATACTCGCTAAAGCCAAGGAATTGCTGACCAAGGAAGAATTTATAGTGCTTCGTGCACGCGCGATGATGGGCCCTGAGGACAAGACGCGGTTGCCCGAGGGGTGTCCGCTTAAATATTATTTCTCGTGGAACACCGCTGCAGGTAAAGCCGACCGTCCGCTCAACATCAAACTCATCAAATTCACGGTAGGAAGTATGCCACTCACGGTAGATTTCAACATCCACTGCAAGTTCATTCCGCTTAACAAGTGGGAACGCGACGAGTACAAGGGCGACGGATGGATAAAGTTCGTAGGCGAGAAAGGCGACGTGGGATACATACCTAACGAGAAAGACGAGAAGGGTATCTACACCGATGGAGAAGGTGGATTGGGCACCGTAGTGGGCTATCTCAACGTAGACACCAAAGAGATAGAATTCTCAACCAATTTCAACGTGATGCTGATGCAGAGTTTTGTCTACCGACAAAAGATTGATTACTCTAAAAAACTTACTTATGAACAGGACTTCAAGCAGTACGAAGAGGATCTTGCGAAGTATAAGAAAGAGCATGGCATTCTCTAA